A window of Canis lupus baileyi chromosome 28, mCanLup2.hap1, whole genome shotgun sequence genomic DNA:
aaactaataggatattgtatgtcaattatacttcaataaaagagaaaaaaaagataattttccaaAACTTAGGACAAAAATTTCCAGATATTAGTGGCTTAAGTGCCTACTAAAAGAGATCTTAAGAAAAGTCCCATATCAACTTCATTATATTGAACTCTAGGGAAAAAAGATCCTAAAGCCTTCCAAATAGGGGGGAAAACAGATACATACAAAACATTGGGAATCACAATGACATCAAACTTTTCCATAGCAAGAttagaaacaaaaagacaatggATCAATGCATTCAAAAATCTTTTGGTAAATGATTTATATCGATAAATTTTATACCCTGTCAAATTATCAACTAAAATGTTTATGATAGGTATGGAACAGTAAAATGTAGTCAAAGATTcttagaaaactaagaaaattaaaGGCAGTCAATTATCATCTGcagaaaaaataggaaaggaaaagtaACCTTAGTACTTTCTTTCTTGTTGTTcaacactgaataatatttccGTAATCAAAGCAGAAAACCATTGAATATAGAATAAgtaccaaaaaatgaaataaactaaaaaacCCCTGTTATACAATATTAAGAggttggagggaggagagaaaaagggtatgagagagaaaaattctCATATACCATAACAGAAAATAACAGAGGACCTCCATTTCTAGTAATATAGTGATTATATGCTGAAAACAATTGAAAGTGCTGGATAAGTGGTAAAACATCATCTTCTTAAAAGCATTATTGAGCtgataaggaagaaaagaattctCAGGCCAAGTCTTCATTGGAGGCTGGAACTCAGATTAAGTGGAGCAGCTGACTTTTGTTGAATTTGGCAAACTTGTTCTTTTAAGGTCTttggagggaaaagaaacaaagcccAGGTCCTAGTCAAGGTGAGTCTAATTGATGTTCTTCTTCTATAAGCCTAAGACTTCAAAAGGTTACACACTCTCAAGTAAGGATAAACTATAAATAAACCTTCACACTTTTCTCCCGAGGCACTCTGAGAATCATCTGTCTCAAGTTTTCAACACAAGCAGAATGGGTATATATCTCAGATCCCAGCAGGAAACAGCACAACTCAACTGACTAATCAAGGAGAACTAATAATTGGCCTATTTATAAAGGTGTAGGCAGGGGTTAGGGAAACTAATAAAAGATGGGGAAGAATCCTGGTGCTAGCAATTGCAGGGAGCTGTTACCACCTTAAGGTGGGAAGGATAGGATTGCAGATCCCAGAAAAGGCAGCTATTTGAAAAGGGTTGTGGGAGGACACAGCCAGTCTACAGCCACTCCACAGAGAGCGAGCCAGTGATCCCATTTTCACTCTCCTCTGCTGATGAGGTACCTCTTCATCCAGTTCTGAGACTTTTACTGTGAGCAGTTTTTAAGGCAAGCTCTGACTTCCGGTGAAGTAGGATTCTTTATGCACTGCTCTGAGCCCACATCAGACCCTTTCTCATGGAAAGCAATAAAGCTCACAGAGAAAGCTCTCATAGGAGTCTGCTATCTCCCAGGGCCAGAATCAGATTTGGTACACACTTTAACATCAAATCTTATGATTCCTTTTGGGAAGTTCTATCTGAGACATGCTTCTAACATGTAGCTCTTTTGTAGAGAAGAGATCATTGAtatcttgaaattaaaaattggTCAGCTCTGGGTTTCAGATTTGTCCTTTTACCTAGAATATCTTTGATTACTTGCTGCCAGGATGATATCTCTTACATGGTCATTAGTTGTAATCAtaactttataatatatatagtatgtaatataatataaatatatgtttcccaccaagagaaaaggaagatcaTTTCCTCCATGCTTTACCTGTATTTTGCCTGTGTCAACTCACTTCCTTTACCTGATGTcttagtttgggctgctataaacAAGATGTTatggactgggtggcttaaacaacagatatgtATTTCTCACAGATTTTGGAGACTCTCTTCTTGGTTTGCAAATGACTATCTccttactgtgtcctcacatggaggACAACAGAAAGGAAGCAAGCTCTCTCAAGTCTCTTCCTGTAAGGACACCAATCCTGTCACCAGGGCTTCATTCATGTGACCTAATAACCTTCgaaaggccctatttccaaatgccATTATATTGGAGATTAaggtttcagcatatgaattttggagggacacattCAGTCCTTAGTTCCTGACCTCTCTACAATCTGTCCAGCTGAGTGGCTTACTAAACTTAAGGAGTCCCTATAACAAATGCTCCACTAACAATCAAACAGATGAGGCAATTtgaaatacacatatataaaaatgaagttcCATCTCTACTGTATACCCATGAATTCCAAATCAATTAAATGAACAGGTTAAATAACTTCATAATCCTGAGATAGAAGAGGTATtttgattaaggaaaaaaatcatgttttttattATGTACCACCTAAATTTTATCCACTAGGCATTGTTGCAAAGTATCTATGGTTATGACACTTTAAGAGACTCCAATATATTTTAGACATGGAAAGAAAACTAATACtgtcttcaaaattttaaaacatctaataaaatgtttacaaaatataatatgttaACTGCTCAACAGTAACTCAACTCCATgttcatatataattatatacataggtataatacaatatatgtcatgctgacaaaaataatttatacctaaaaaaattggaaaactataaaaattattttcactttttaaagcttATAAGAAAGTATACTTCATGTGGGAGATGGGAAAGTATAAGGAGGCTGGATGTAGGGAAGAAGATGTGTCTTGGTTTGGCTTTGGACAACTCCAATTGCTCCCAAATGCCAATGGTGTCTGTTGCCTAGAGTCAGCTTGATTTGGCTATTACCGGTTTTTCCCTCTGAAGACATTACACATGAGTGCTATTAATATGAGCaatacagaacattttaaaatatgaaaatgttttcagtCTCTGGACTTACATTCTTCTTCCTAGATTTGTACTTTCCTTCCCCCCTCAAAGTAAACCTTCTAGAAATTGAATGATACTATGCAGTTTTATGCATAATGCATGCTCAGTGAAAGACAGTAAAGACCAAATAAGATCAGCTTGATTTTCTCTATTCTGAAGCTATTTCCCCCTAATAATCTTTTAGGGAAGCAGTATCTGATTTTGTAAGATTCTTTTGCCAATTATCTTAATGATTCTACATACAGCAATTTATCAGGATCTGTAACTGACAGTACCAATTATTCATAATTGTAACTTTTTATAGCCACATTTACATTTACGTCACCTCTATTTtgcagtgagaaaaaaaagaggacaaattaaaaagaactagTTTCTCTTTTGATTCTCCCCTGTAAGTACAAGAACAGcagataaaagatatttttaaatcctgaaaGAACTAGTTATATATCTTTTACACTTAGTTAGACTCTATATAACTAAGCAATTATTTGAGTGTTTGGGGCATAGTATATCAAAATGAAGATCCTTAATTCCATGCTTCTATTAGGGCATTTTCACATTGAATTGCAATTACTTTTTCTACAATAATTTCTAATTgtaaattctttaagaaattcttatctgtctctgtgtctagAGATAGCATGTTTTTAGCTCCTAGAAGatgcttaatatatattttttgaatcaaTTGTAcaattgcattaaatttatatagaagtgattaaaatatataatttatcctCAAACTGTCACTTATAATGCATTTCAAGGCTACTAGAATCCATCTCCAGTAATTTTCTTTGTGTActaaatcagttttctttttttttttttttctaaatcagttttctatttcttttttttttttttttttttataaaacctgGCAAcatataaaaggttttttttttttttaattttttttttttttttatttatgatagtcacagagagagagagagaggcagagacataggcagagggagaagcaggctccatgcaccgggagcctgatgtgggattcgatcccgggtctccaggatcgcgccctgggccaaaggcaggcgccaaaccactgcgccacccagggatcccccagttttctatttctattgcaTTATCTCCATCAGTATAGTGAGACATTCTGATATcctcttatcttaaaaaaatatcttaaactcTCTTCAGCCATTCTCTCTCTTCAGCTACTACCCAAATCTCTGTTCCTCTTTACAGAGAATCCCTCGAACTGTTTTTCTATGTTATCATCTCCAACCACAGTAAAGGAGTGTGCAGGGGTGAATGTCTTGGCTGGTTAATCAAGTCCTAGAAAgagcaaaaatggaaaattagAGACAAGGAGGTCAGGGAAAGATACATGTAGATAGATTTCTGGGAGTAGGCAAAGAGAGGTAGAGCTTTGTGTTTGCTTTAATAGCCACCATAAAATAACCACTGCAGAAGAAATACCCAAAAACCAGGGAAACTTGAGTAACTCTTCTTAGCTGGAGCAGTACTTCCACAATGCACCCACATACAGAGCGGTGTGGTGGCAAGGTTGGAAGTTATGCATGGAGACCTGTTCTCTCTCACCCCAGCTTCCACTGCTGAATATATAACTGGGAAGCAACAGAAACCAAAGCTGTGTTCTCAGGATAGTACTCCCAGGGAAGGCCAGCTAGCCTCTTGGATAAATTGATTCTTTTGGATCTTTTCAATCCTGGAGGAGCAGTAATTAGTCTTTAACACTTTGGATAAGGATGTGACTTCCTTGCCTACagtactttttttcctctttgctaacttttttatttgaagataatttacacacaatattacattagtttcaggtgtacaaagtagtgatttgacaagcttatacattatgctctgctcaccataagcatagctaccatctgtcctcatacatcactattacagtatcattgactgtatttcttatgctgtgccttctattcccatgacttatttatcctTAACAGGAAGCCTTGTACCCTCcacttccctttatttattttgcccATTCCTGGGCCTccttccttctggcaaccatcagtttgttctctatttattggtctcattctgctttttatttgttcatttgttttttttagattccacttatgagtggaatcatacgatatttgtctttctctgactgacttatttcacttagcataataccctctaggtccatccatgttgtctcaatggcaaaatctcataattttttatggctgcataatatcccattgtatatgtataccacgtttttcttatccatttgtctattgatggacatttatgttgcttccatatcatagctattgtaaataatgctgtaataaatgttagggtacatatattttttttgtaaataatgctgtaataaatgttagggtacatatattttttttgtaaataatgctgtaataaatgttagggtacatatttattttttccatatcatagctattgtaaataatgctgtaataaatgttagggtacatatatttttttgaattagtgtttttattttctttggtaaaaCACCCAAATATTGactcatgtggtatttctatttttaagttcttgaggaaactccatactgttttccacagtgcctctaccaatttacattcccactagtgGTGCACAAGAGtgcctttttctccacattctcaatacttgttatttcttgttagtttgattttagccattctgaggtGGTCTTGATATACATTTCcctggttagtgatgttgagcatcttgtcaAGTGTCTGTGggccacctatgttttctttggaaaaatgtctattcaggtcctctgcctatttttaattgattaatttttctgaaaaattttatttattcattcatgagaacacagagagagaggcagagacataggcagagggagaagcaggctcccatggggagcccaatgcaggactccatcccaggaccctggaatcatgctccaagccaaatgcagacgctcaaccactgagccacccaggcgtccctaattttttttttctggtgcacaatggtggttttattaaaagcatggggacaggacccatgggcagaaagagctgctttTCACAGAAAAGGGTGTGTGACCATGGGCATATGGCCATGAGACATGCTAATTCTCTGTATACCACATTCCTAGAGCATCAGCCTGATAGATCTTTAGAAAGATTCAGTTAGGGTGACAGCTTGGAGACATCATCCCACAGGGTTGCTGCAGAGTCCTTCCAGATGTGACATacacattcaacaaatacatgATATACAGTGCCTACTCGTCACAAGTGTACTATACAGGTCTAGAAACCAAGCAATGGACTCCTCTCAGCACCGCTTTTATGAGCCCACTTATAGATTTTATGTTTCCCATCCCTGCAACTCTGGATTAGATGTCCTGATTCCCAAATAGGAGGGAATGCTTTCACCAGACacataataatgttttattgaatCCAGAACTACAACTAATGCCTGGTCACTTTGGACTCCTAATGTCAATAGGCAAAGAAAGCAGTTATTCTATTGGTTGCAATAGAATTTGTATACAAGGTTGCTGCTACTTTGTGAGTCAGAAAAGATCTTGTAACTTGAAAGACTCATCGGAACATCCCTTAGTGATTGCATTCCCagtgaataataataaagaaatgcagTAACTATGGCCTGATGCAGTAGGTGATTCGACCAGGCAGAGAATCCAGAGAGGCTGAAATAATGGTTAGcgtaagaaaatattaaatggatTGTGGAGGATTAGGATGAAGAATATAAATTATGTCTTAGGAACAGGTGTAGGAACAGGAACTATGGCTTGTTTCACCAACTGTCCCattgtaaatttgttttttaagagattatGTGCAACCCCATCTTAACATGTTGCTTGTCAGTAGAGCATATCTCAGTGGTGCAAAGTTTAGACTGCAACAGTCTATTCCATTTATAGGCCTGtggagatgcaatgaaacgccgggacacctgcaccccgatgtctatagcagcaatgtccacaatagccaaactgtggaaggagcctcggtgtccatcgaaagatgaatggataaagaagatgtggtttatgtatacaatggaatattattcagccattagaaacgacaaatacccaccatttgcttcaacgtggatggaactggagggtattatgctgagtgaagtaagtcaatcagagaaggacaaacattatatgttctcattcatttggggaatataaaaaatagtgaaagggaatataagggaagggagaagaaatgtgtgggaaatatcagaaagggagacagaacataaagactcctaactctgggaaataaactaggggtgatggaaagggaagtgggtgggggtggggatgactgggtgacgggcactgaggggggcacttgacaggatgagcactgggtgttattctgtatgttggcaaattgaacaccaataaaaaaataaatttattatttaaaaaaaagcacatggaaaggtgctcaatgtcattagtcataagggaaatgcaaatcaaaaccataatgagctCTCAGTTCACACCCTATAATGAAAagaatgactataataaaaaaaaaagacataataattCCTTGTACACTGCTGATAGAAATGTAAAgagtatagccactttggaaaacagtctggaagttccccaaaatacaaaacataaacCTAGCAATCCCACTTacaggtatatacccaagagaattgaaaaccaATGTTGATCCAAAACGAGTACACAAaagttcatagcaacattatccataatagccaaaaagtgaaagtgacccaaatgtccatcaattaataaatggatttttaaaaatctgacatatctatacaatggaatattattcagcaataaaaagaaatcaaataccaATACTTGGTAAAAGATGAATGAATTCAGAAAACTAGTGCTCAGTAAAAAATGCCAGTCACAAAGAACCATATATTGGATGATTTCAAGCATGTGAAATGTCCagataggcaaatccatagagatagaaagtagactaGTGGTTGCCCAGGATGGGAGGAAAATTGGGAGTGCCTTCTAGTAGGTACAGGTTTCTGATGGGGAGAAAatcaaaatgttctaaaattgattgtgatgatgattgcacaactctttgaatatactaaaagccattggattgtgtactttaaatggatgaatggtATGTGAATGgcgtgtgaattatatctcaataaagctgctattaaaaataataggataAATTAAAGATTAGGGAAATTGGAAAATCACTGTACTAGCTTCCCAATTCTTCTATAAATCTTAaactattttagaataaaatatttatttaaaaaataatatcaccAGTACAAATTATTGCTTAAAGTGATGACAGTCCAGTTTGGAGAGATCTGCAGTAAACTGATGAAGGATTATTGGTTTCAGTGTGTCAGTCACAGTTCAAGCAGAGAGTCAGTACCACtagattatgtgtgtgtgtgtgtatatatatattatatatatatatatataatatatatatatgaattggTTATAGCAGTGTGAGATCATCTAATTATGAGGCTTAATACATCTCTGTAAAGCTATTATTTCAGCTGATGCTAATGCTTGAAATCTACAGGGCAGGCAAATGGGAAGGGAAAATTGATATAAGTTTGGGGAAAGCAAATACAAGCTAGAGTTTACAAATATGATCTGGAGCTACTGTGAATGTACTGAAATTCGTATCAGTTCGTTTCTGACCTTGATAGTATATGAGTTTCCTATAGAAGCCAGTGGAAAGCTGAACTAGCACACATGCCTTGCACACAATCAATCttcaataaacatctgttgaatagggatccctgggtggtgcagcggtttagcgcctgcctttggcccagggcgcgatcttggagacctgggatcgaatcccacgtcgggctcccggtgcatggagcctgcttctccctctgcctgtgtctctgcctgaaaaagtttaaaaaaaaaaaaaacatttgttgaataaattgatGGATTTCAATGTCtgtcaagatatttttaaactataaaattttatataaatgatattgCTGTTTTCATTATTAATACTCTGATTACTTGAAGTCTATCttgtattttaacaatattgatgataaataattccattttcgTTTTCTCAGTAGCTTTTGAAATAGTTtactccctcctttcttccccccaACACCTTTGTTTCCTGGTAATCAGAGAATTGATGAGATTCTGGCCTACCCCTcagttgttccagcatcatttgttgcaAAGGGTGTTATTCCCCCATTGAAATATCTTGGCAccctttttgaaaattaattaacaaTAAATGTCAGAGTTTATTCCTGGACTCACAATCTATTCCATTGTTATCCTATGCCTCATGTTTCCTAAATTGTTTTGATGATGAAAGCAGAAATTATAACAGCATCCAATGTGGTGCTCAATGTACTGCAGCATgtaaaacaaatgtatttaaaaagtggAGAGGGTAAAAAGACCTAAATAGAAGTTTTCTATACTTTGCTGGA
This region includes:
- the LOC140620331 gene encoding uncharacterized protein isoform X8, with amino-acid sequence MLLPAGKQNSYLPVTRASQGPKTPGRNKYFRSQNPKARCNLTAQKMNKCFPNFVLLFTEQKYPLGPFMLSHMACGDAMKRRDTCTPMSIAAMSTIAKLWKEPRCPSKDEWIKKMWFMYTMEYYSAIRNDKYPPFASTWMELEGIMLSEA
- the LOC140620331 gene encoding uncharacterized protein isoform X9, with the translated sequence MLLPAGKQNSYLPVTRASQGPKTPGRNKYFRSQNPKARCNLTAQKMNKCFPNFVLLFTEQKYPLGPFMLSHMACGDAMKRRDTCTPMSIAAMSTIAKLWKEPRCPSKDEWIKKMWFMYTMEYYSAIRNDKYPPFASTWMELEGIMLSE